One window of Triticum dicoccoides isolate Atlit2015 ecotype Zavitan chromosome 5A, WEW_v2.0, whole genome shotgun sequence genomic DNA carries:
- the LOC119301774 gene encoding cytochrome P450 76M5-like — translation MEPTPLSVCISLLCIALLCLLWHKSTKPPAGAPAPPRPPGPTPFPVIGNIPDLVRGGELHRALARLSVSYGPVMSMRLGMASLVVLSSPATAHEALHKKEGAVSSRWVPDSASVMGHSGISMVWLPSSSPLWKHLRTVASTLLFTSRRLGASRAIQERKARELVDHLHASSGRPVRVALPVFSAVLNMLSSVLFSEDVVELGSVTGQEFMELIADSVAETAKPNISDFFPFLSSLDLSRRRRAVAANLSRFYQFFDAVIDRRLNSAEKPGDLLESLLELPAKSQLERPVIRALLTDLFIAGSHTTTTTVEWAMAELLRNPTKMAKARAELREAFGSDNAEEGDLANLPYLQAVMKETMRLHPPAPLLLPHEVSETGVTLGGCSVPKGARVLINVWAIGRDPEVWAEPEVFMPERFLDREVDFRGRALEFIPFGSGRRACPGMPLAVTVVPMVLASLLHEFEWRLPDGMAPGDVDLSDRFGAALELAVPLRAVPVWTKGAEDLSFSS, via the exons ATGGAGCCCACACCCTTGTCAGTGTGCATCTCGCTGCTCTGTATCGCGCTGCTGTGCCTCCTATGGCACAAGTCAACGAAGCCCCCCGCCGGTGCGCCTGCACCGCCACGGCCGCCGGGCCCAACGCCGTTCCCAGTCATAGGCAACATCCCGGACCTGGTCCGCGGCGGCGAGCTACACCGCGCGCTCGCTCGCCTGTCGGTGTCCTACGGCCCCGTCATGTCGATGAGGCTCGGCATGGCGAGCCTCGTCGTGCTGTCGTCCCCGGCTACGGCGCACGAGGCGCTCCACAAGAAGGAGGGTGCCGTCTCCTCCCGGTGGGTCCCCGACAGCGCCAGCGTCATGGGCCACAGCGGCATCTCCATGGTGTGGCTCCCGAGCTCCAGCCCGCTGTGGAAGCACCTGCGCACCGTGGCGAGCACCCTGCTCTTCACGTCCCGGCGGCTCGGCGCCAGTCGCGCCATCCAGGAGCGCAAGGCCCGGGAGCTCGTTGACCACTTACACGCGAGCTCCGGCCGCCCGGTGCGCGTCGCGCTCCCCGTGTTCAGCGCCGTGCTCAACATGCTCTCCAGCGTTCTGTTCTCGGAGGACGTCGTCGAGCTGGGGTCGGTGACCGGGCAGGAGTTCATGGAGCTCATCGCAGACTCTGTTGCGGAGACGGCCAAGCCGAACATCTCCGACTTCTTCCCATTCCTCAGCTCGCTAGatctcagccgccgccgccgcgcggtcGCCGCGAATCTCAGCAGATTCTACCAGTTCTTCGACGCTGTCATAGACCGTCGGTTGAACAGTGCCGAGAAGCCCGGCGACCTGCTGGAGTCGCTGCTCGAGCTCCCCGCCAAGTCCCAGCTCGAGCGGCCGGTGATCCGAGCTCTCCTAACG GATCTGTTCATCGCTGGGAGCCACACGACGACGACCACGGTGGAGTGGGCGATGGCGGAGCTGCTCCGCAACCCGACCAAAATGGCGAAGGCGCGCGCCGAGCTAAGGGAAGCGTTCGGATCCGACAACGCAGAGGAAGGTGACCTCGCCAACCTCCCGTATCTGCAGGCCGTGATGAAGGAGACGATGCGGCTGCATCCCCcagcgccgctgctgctgccgcacgAGGTGTCGGAGACCGGCGTGACACTCGGCGGCTGCTCGGTGCCGAAGGGCGCCCGTGTCCTGATCAACGTGTGGGCCATCGGAAGGGACCCCGAGGTGTGGGCTGAGCCGGAGGTGTTCATGCCGGAGAGGTTCTTGGACAGGGAGGTGGACTTCCGGGGGAGGGCGTTGGAGTTCATACCGTTCGGATCGGGGCGGAGGGCGTGCCCCGGGATGCCGCTGGCCGTGACGGTCGTGCCGATGGTGTTGGCATCGCTGCTCCACGAGTTCGAATGGAGGCTGCCGGATGGGATGGCGCCCGGTGATGTGGATCTCAGCGACCGGTTTGGCGCCGCGCTAGAGCTCGCCGTTCCTCTGAGGGCCGTGCCGGTTTGGACGAAAGGCGCGGAggatttgagtttttcttcgtga